Proteins from one Solanum stenotomum isolate F172 unplaced genomic scaffold, ASM1918654v1 scaffold35297, whole genome shotgun sequence genomic window:
- the LOC125852422 gene encoding dof zinc finger protein DOF3.4-like, translating to MTLEASEKLVTKQQTGGVQASPAQEPDHQLPCPRCDSINTKFCYYNNYNLSQPRHFCKSCRRYWTQGGTLRDIPIGGGSRKNAKRSRIYTNTPFSSTIASVSPHVVPGNSPFVLPLPAANQLLFGTDVKPINNFTSLLSSHGPGVLALGGIEDMGFGIGRGAVWPFPGAPDPYGRNYNNGGGAGMWQFSGGDYFN from the coding sequence ATGACTTTGGAAGCAAGTGAAAAATTAGTGACCAAACAACAAACAGGTGGTGTGCAAGCATCACCAGCACAAGAACCTGATCATCAGCTTCCTTGCCCACGCTGTGACTCTATCAACACAAAGTTCTGCTACTACAACAACTATAATTTGTCTCAGCCCCGCCATTTCTGCAAGTCTTGCCGCCGTTACTGGACCCAAGGGGGCACTTTACGTGACATCCCCATTGGTGGAGGTAGCCGCAAAAATGCCAAACGCTCCCGTATTTACACCAATACCCCCTTTTCCTCCACCATTGCTTCCGTTTCTCCTCACGTAGTACCCGGTAATTCTCCGTTTGTGCTTCCTCTTCCTGCAGCCAATCAATTACTTTTTGGTACCGATGTGAAGCCTATCAATAATTTCACGTCGTTGTTGAGTTCTCATGGGCCTGGGGTTTTAGCGCTGGGTGGAATTGAGGATATGGGGTTTGGTATTGGAAGAGGTGCCGTTTGGCCGTTTCCCGGAGCTCCGGATCCGTATGGTCGGAATTATAACAATGGTGGCGGAGCCGGGATGTGGCAGTTCTCCGGCGGagattattttaattaa
- the LOC125852424 gene encoding salicylic acid-binding protein 2-like: protein MEPIKKQGRHFVLVHGACHGGWYWYKQKTLIEVAGHKVTTLDLASGIDLRKIEELHTFHDYTLPLMELMESLPQEEKVILVGHSLGGMNLGLVMEKYQQKIYVYVFLAAFMPDSIHMSSYVLDQYFERMPTINWLDTQFVSYGSSEEPLPSIFFGPKFLAYNLYQLCSPEDLALASSLGRASSLFLEDLSKTKYFTDEGYGSVKKVYMVCTEDKLIPKEFQKWQIDNITSIIETKEIKGADHMAMLSMPKQLCDTLLEIAHKYN from the exons AtggaacctatcaagaaacaaGGAAGACACTTTGTTTTGGTACATGGTGCATGCCATGGAGGTTGGTATTGGTACAAGCAAAAGACCCTGATAGAGGTTGCAGGCCACAAGGTAACAACTCTAGACTTGGCATCTGGGAttgatttgagaaaaatagagGAACTTCACACATTTCATGATTACACTTTGCCATTGATGGAATTGATGGAATCTCTTCCACAAGAGGAGAAAGTCATACTAGTAGGACATAGTCTTGGTGGTATGAATTTGGGACTTGTTATGGAAAAATACCAACAAAAGATCTATGTTTATGTTTTCTTGGCTGCCTTCATGCCTGATTCTATTCACATGTCGTCCTATGTCTTGGATCAG TATTTTGAGAGGATGCCAACAATAAATTGGTTGGACACCCAATTTGTATCATATGGTTCCTCTGAAGAGCCTCTGCCATCCATATTTTTTGGGCCCAAGTTCTTGGCTTACAATCTTTATCAATTATGCTCTCCTGAG GATCTTGCATTGGCATCATCATTGGGGAGAGCAAGCTCTCTATTCCTAGAAGATTTGTCAAAGACAAAGTATTTCACAGATGAAGGATATGGATCAGTGAAGAAAGTTTATATGGTATGCACAGAGGATAAACTCATACCAAAAGAGTTTCAAAAATGGCAAATTGACAACATTACTAGCATCATAGAAACAAAGGAGATTAAAGGTGCTGATCATATGGCAATGCTAAGTATGCCCAAACAACTCTGTGACACTCTCTTGGAGATTGCCCATAAATACAATTGA